One region of Drosophila kikkawai strain 14028-0561.14 chromosome 2R, DkikHiC1v2, whole genome shotgun sequence genomic DNA includes:
- the LOC108078379 gene encoding sodium-dependent nutrient amino acid transporter 1 has protein sequence MDSTATENSNNNNNSGYMNPAFVGSLNSSTISIPGAYKPTNAANGSGNQKQQEAAGAGAAGTPSGPGDNQPGAEAGEPGKQRASWNNDIEFLMSCIALSVGLGNVWRFPFTALENGGGAFVIPYLIVLVLVGKPVYYLEMLLGQFSSRGSVKVYDFAPIMRGIGYGQVLATGIVTTYYATLMALTLRYFVDSFYPTLPWSYCRAEWGPDCLDSAPQEASGTSLANSTGVRTTSAEFYFTHIILREKTSIDDGIGYPSWSLALTLAIAWVIIAGIMFKGVKSSGKASYFLALFPYVVMFILLVRALSLPGAFDGVLYFLRPQWHKLLEPQVWYAAVTQVFFSLAICFGNIIMYASYNRFGHNIYRDANIVTTLDTFTSLLSGVIIFGILGNLAYENNTKDIASVVNGGPGLAFISYPDAIAKFKVLPQLFSVLFFLMLFVLGIGSNVGMASCLSTVIKDQFVNLKNWMIVVGIAIVGYLLGLLYITPGGQFVLNLLDFYGATFVALVLAIFELVTIAWIYGVKRLCRDVQFMLGIKTSLYYRICWAVVTPLMMLTILIYMLALYKPLQYKDYTYQSGVYVFGWCLSAFGVGQVFFWAIPAIRKQPASLGFWGRIRKAFEPLPNWGPTDPHTLKRYQLFVQEDNVSAMFRRSSIWHKIYDNIFG, from the exons ATGGACAGCACCGCCACAGAAAAtagcaacaataataacaacagcGGCTACATGAATCCGGCCTTTGTCGGTTCACTGAATTCCTCAACCATATCCATACCGGGTGCATATAAGCCCACGAATGCTGCCAATGGCAGCGGCAATCAGAAGCAGCAGGAGGcggcaggagctggagcagccgGAACACCTTCAGGACCTGGAGACAATCAGCCCGGAGCGGAGGCGGGGGAGCCGGGTAAACAGCGAGCCAGTTGGAACAACGATATCGAATTCCTTATGTCCTGCATCGCACTGAGCGTGGGTCTGGGCAACGTCTGGAGATTTCCCTTCACCGCTCTGGAAAATGGCGGCGGCGCCTTTGTCATTCCCTACCTGATCGTCCTGGTGCTGGTGGGTAAGCCAGTGTACTACCTGGAAATGCTGCTGGGCCAGTTCTCCAGTCGGGGCAGTGTGAAGGTGTACGATTTTGCGCCCATCATGAGGG GCATTGGCTATGGCCAGGTCCTGGCCACCGGCATCGTGACCACCTACTATGCCACGCTAATGGCCCTGACCCTGCGCTACTTCGTGGACTCCTTCTACCCGACGCTGCCATGGAGCTATTGCCGCGCCGAGTGGGGCCCCGATTGTCTGGATTCGGCGCCGCAGGAAGCGAGTGGCACCAGTCTGGCCAACAGTACGGGAGTGCGAACCACCTCGGCGGAGTTTTACTTCAC GCACATTATTCTGCGCGAGAAAACGAGCATCGACGACGGCATCGGGTATCCCAGCTGGAGCCTGGCGCTGACGCTGGCCATCGCCTGGGTCATCATAGCCGGCATCATGTTCAAGGGGGTGAAGAGTTCCGGCAAGGCCTCCTACTTCCTGGCCCTCTTCCCGTACGTGGTCATGTTCATATTGCTGGTGCGGGCCCTCAGCCTGCCCGGGGCCTTCGACGGCGTGCTCTACTTCCTCCGGCCGCAGTGGCACAAGCTGCTGGAGCCCCAGGTCTGGTATGCAGCCGTCACCCAGGTCTTCTTCTCGCTGGCCATCTGCTTCGGGAACATCATCATGTATGCCTCGTACAACCGCTTCGGCCACAACATTTACAG GGATGCGAACATTGTGACCACACTGGACACTTTCACGTCGCTCCTGTCCGGCGTGATTATCTTCGGGATCCTGGGTAACCTGGCCTACGAGAACAACACCAAGGACATTGCGAGTGTGGTTAATGGCGGACCAGGCCTGGCCTTCATCTCGTACCCCGATGCTATAGCCAAGTTTAAGGTGCTGCCGCAGCTCTTCTCAGTGCTCTTCTTCCTCATGCTCTTCGTCCTGGGTATCGGCAGCAATGTGGGCATGGCCTCCTGCCTGTCCACGGTGATCAAGGATCAATTTGTTAACCTCAAGAACTGGATGATTGTGGTTGGCATAGCCATTGTGGGCTATCTGCTGGGCCTGCTATACATCACACCCGGCGGCCAGTTCGTGCTCAATCTGTTAGACTTCTATGGAGCCACTTTTGTGGCCCTGGTCCTGGCCATCTTCGAGCTGGTGACCATTGCCTGGATCTACGGGGTGAAGCGACTCTGTCGCGATGTCCAGTTCATGCTGGGCATCAAGACCTCGCTGTATTACCGCATCTGCTGGGCAGTGGTGACGCCGCTCATGATGCTCACCATTCTCATCTACATGCTGGCGTTGTACAAGCCGCTGCAGTACAAGGACTACACCTACCAGTCGGGCGTGTACG TGTTCGGCTGGTGCCTCAGCGCCTTCGGCGTGGGCCAGGTGTTCTTCTGGGCCATTCCCGCCATTCGAAAGCAACCCGCCAGCCTGGGCTTCTGGGGACGCATCCGCAAAGCCTTTGAGCCACTGCCCAACTGGGGACCCACCGACCCGCACACCCTTAAGCGGTACCAGCTCTTCGTGCAGGAGGACAACGTGAGCGCCATGTTCCGGCGGAGCAGTATCTGGCACAAAATCTATGACAATATCTTTGGTTAG